The Methanoregula boonei 6A8 genome has a window encoding:
- a CDS encoding NAD(P)/FAD-dependent oxidoreductase, translated as MKSKYDVLIIGGGPAGALAARTAAQKGLSVCLVEKRPAIGAPVRCAEGIGKEALAEFIPPNPRWISAEMTGAGIVAPDGFEMTLESSMAGGKVGYILDRKVFDRELVWQAADAGADVYVKTRASSPIMSEGRLKGAVLDYCGSSSKVTADVVIAADGVESKFGKWCGIDTTVPVREIMSSVQYVMTDIDINPGATIFYLGNEVAPEGYLWVFPKGKRAANVGIGISGRKSGKGHRAKDYLDKFVKQKFPHGKTIECIVGGVSVCRPLECTVADHLMLVGDAARVVDPLTGGGIYNAMYTGKLAAEVAADCIAKGDLSKKALMIYDREWRASKMGKSIERNYHIKEYLIKQPDEKLNTIIHSVSKLDLKEFSTLTLIKELLKANPKLLVELGALAASIR; from the coding sequence ATGAAAAGTAAGTACGATGTGCTGATTATCGGTGGTGGTCCTGCCGGGGCCCTTGCAGCACGGACTGCAGCACAAAAAGGGCTCTCGGTCTGCCTGGTGGAAAAGCGCCCCGCGATCGGTGCCCCTGTCCGTTGTGCTGAAGGCATCGGTAAAGAAGCCCTTGCCGAGTTTATCCCGCCCAATCCCCGCTGGATCTCAGCGGAGATGACCGGCGCGGGCATTGTCGCCCCTGATGGTTTTGAGATGACCCTTGAATCCTCCATGGCCGGGGGGAAAGTCGGGTACATTCTCGACCGCAAGGTCTTTGACCGGGAACTGGTCTGGCAGGCGGCCGATGCCGGTGCCGATGTCTATGTCAAGACCCGGGCTTCTTCCCCGATTATGAGCGAGGGAAGGCTCAAGGGGGCAGTGCTTGACTATTGCGGGAGCTCCAGCAAAGTCACGGCGGATGTCGTGATCGCCGCTGATGGCGTTGAATCAAAGTTTGGCAAGTGGTGCGGGATTGACACGACAGTACCGGTGCGCGAAATCATGAGCTCGGTACAGTATGTCATGACCGATATCGACATCAATCCCGGCGCCACGATTTTTTATCTCGGTAACGAGGTGGCCCCTGAAGGATACCTCTGGGTCTTCCCGAAAGGAAAACGGGCTGCAAATGTGGGTATAGGTATTTCAGGAAGGAAGAGTGGCAAAGGGCACCGGGCAAAAGACTATCTCGACAAGTTTGTGAAACAAAAGTTCCCGCACGGCAAGACCATCGAATGTATTGTAGGTGGTGTCTCGGTCTGCAGACCTCTGGAGTGCACGGTCGCTGATCACCTGATGCTGGTAGGTGATGCGGCACGGGTTGTGGATCCGCTCACGGGTGGTGGCATCTATAACGCAATGTATACCGGCAAACTCGCGGCAGAGGTCGCGGCGGATTGCATTGCCAAAGGGGATCTTTCGAAAAAAGCCCTGATGATCTACGATCGGGAGTGGCGGGCCTCCAAGATGGGTAAGAGCATCGAGCGCAATTATCATATAAAGGAATACCTGATTAAGCAGCCCGATGAGAAACTCAACACCATCATTCATTCGGTTTCGAAGCTGGACCTCAAGGAGTTCTCCACGCTCACACTGATAAAAGAGTTATTGAAGGCAAATCCCAAGCTGCTTGTGGAACTCGGGGCGCTTGCCGCATCAATCCGCTGA
- a CDS encoding 4Fe-4S binding protein, protein MLNVHRDICGYCGCCVSVCPEGALELIDAYLSVEENCTSCGICAKVCPLGALEVVHEK, encoded by the coding sequence ATGCTCAATGTACACAGGGATATCTGCGGGTATTGTGGTTGCTGTGTGTCAGTCTGCCCCGAAGGTGCGCTGGAACTGATCGATGCATACCTTTCTGTTGAGGAGAACTGTACAAGCTGCGGTATCTGCGCCAAGGTCTGTCCGTTAGGTGCGCTGGAGGTCGTCCATGAAAAGTAA
- the glnA gene encoding type I glutamate--ammonia ligase produces the protein MVQKSKDTTIPSVTKDQISSINSLIKKKEIKIVDFKFNDLPGLWQHFSIPAHELVKESDPHAGIWAEGIGFDGSSIRGFQKIQESDMVLYLDPSTAVTDPVCEVPTLSIICNVFDPINKEAYTRDPRYIAQKAEQYLKSTGIAEESFWGPEYEFFLFDNVRYSQTVNEGFYSVDSVEGIWNSGRDEQPNLGYKIRHKEGYFPVPPHDSLQDVRSHIINKMIETGIPVEVHHHEVATAGQNEIDIRYNSLVKQADNCLMYKYIVKNMAQQFGMVATFMPKPLFGDNGSGMHTHQSIWKGGKNLFFDPKGYGMISQTAKYYIGGLLKHANALMAFCAPSTNSYKRLVPGYEAPVNLVYSLRNRSAAVRIPMYSENPKTKRIEFRPPDPTCNPYLSFSALLMAGIDGIKKKIDPGQPFEGNTYELDGKAAKKLPTVPGSLEQAIDALEADHKFLLEGGVFTQDVIEAWIEIKRAEIDAVRLRPHPWEFQLYFDV, from the coding sequence ATGGTTCAAAAGAGCAAGGATACCACGATTCCGAGCGTTACAAAAGATCAGATCAGCTCGATCAATTCCCTTATCAAAAAGAAGGAGATCAAGATCGTTGATTTCAAATTCAATGATCTGCCGGGCCTCTGGCAGCATTTCTCCATCCCGGCCCACGAACTTGTCAAGGAGTCCGACCCTCATGCCGGCATCTGGGCAGAAGGAATCGGGTTTGATGGTTCGTCGATTAGGGGATTCCAGAAGATCCAGGAGTCAGACATGGTCCTGTACCTGGATCCCTCAACCGCAGTCACGGATCCGGTCTGCGAGGTTCCCACGCTTTCCATCATTTGTAATGTCTTTGATCCGATAAACAAAGAGGCATATACCCGTGATCCAAGATACATTGCCCAGAAGGCGGAGCAGTACCTCAAGTCCACCGGCATTGCAGAGGAAAGTTTCTGGGGACCGGAATACGAGTTTTTCCTCTTTGACAATGTGAGATACTCCCAGACAGTTAACGAGGGATTCTACTCGGTAGACTCAGTAGAGGGCATCTGGAACTCAGGACGCGACGAACAGCCCAACCTTGGATACAAAATACGGCACAAGGAAGGCTATTTCCCGGTCCCGCCGCATGACTCTCTCCAGGATGTCAGGAGCCATATTATCAACAAGATGATCGAGACCGGCATTCCGGTAGAAGTGCACCACCACGAGGTGGCAACCGCAGGACAAAATGAGATCGATATACGGTACAACTCGCTTGTCAAGCAGGCGGACAACTGCCTGATGTACAAATACATCGTCAAGAACATGGCCCAGCAGTTCGGCATGGTTGCAACCTTCATGCCCAAGCCCCTCTTTGGCGACAACGGATCCGGCATGCACACCCACCAGTCGATCTGGAAGGGCGGAAAGAACCTGTTCTTCGATCCGAAGGGCTACGGTATGATCAGTCAGACCGCAAAGTACTACATCGGTGGGCTCCTTAAGCACGCAAATGCGCTAATGGCCTTCTGCGCCCCGTCAACCAATTCCTACAAGCGTCTCGTGCCGGGCTACGAAGCCCCGGTCAACCTTGTGTACTCGCTCAGGAACCGGTCGGCAGCAGTCAGGATCCCGATGTACTCGGAAAACCCCAAGACGAAAAGAATTGAATTCCGTCCCCCGGACCCGACATGCAACCCGTATCTTTCATTCTCAGCACTCCTGATGGCAGGTATTGACGGGATCAAGAAGAAGATCGACCCGGGTCAGCCGTTCGAAGGAAACACCTATGAGCTCGACGGCAAGGCAGCAAAGAAGCTCCCAACCGTTCCCGGATCGCTCGAACAGGCCATCGATGCACTGGAGGCAGACCACAAGTTCCTGCTCGAAGGTGGTGTGTTCACGCAGGATGTTATCGAGGCTTGGATCGAGATCAAGCGTGCAGAGATCGATGCTGTCCGTCTCCGCCCCCACCCGTGGGAGTTCCAGCTCTACTTCGACGTATAA
- a CDS encoding endonuclease Q family protein yields the protein MEGGLKTRVLLISLYGVIRKGILMLATADLHIHSPYSIAVSRFMQPEALIKGCVTKGIQVLGTGDALQPDWLAGWEPFLENDAGIIIVPQAEVEDKKRVHHVILAQEPAQFDQLRELLAGTTKSFLSSGRPHVYLSGEDIARHAHDVGALIGPAHAFTPWTAMYAYFDSVPACYGGEPIDFVELGLSADSSYGAAIPDLYNLPFLTNSDAHSPTPDKLGREFNRFNLTGRTAKDVIAMIRVGDVAMNAGFFPEEGKYNRTACTRCYTQYSLEEAIGHNWKCPVDGGLIKKGVSDRARELSRGGTARPRPPYLHVLPLAQIIQTVEGASSPNTKKCKEIYASFIGTFENEIALLVDIPLAEIQAVHPGVAEAISALRENRVVLHPGGGGKYGTFSLR from the coding sequence ATGGAAGGGGGGCTGAAAACACGGGTCCTCCTTATATCCCTGTACGGCGTAATCCGGAAAGGTATACTCATGCTTGCCACTGCCGACCTGCACATCCATTCGCCGTACTCGATTGCGGTTTCCCGATTCATGCAGCCGGAGGCGTTGATCAAAGGGTGCGTGACCAAGGGCATCCAGGTGCTCGGCACTGGTGACGCACTCCAGCCTGACTGGCTTGCCGGGTGGGAACCTTTCCTTGAGAACGATGCTGGCATTATTATCGTTCCTCAGGCAGAAGTCGAGGACAAAAAGCGTGTCCACCACGTAATCCTTGCGCAGGAACCCGCCCAATTCGATCAGCTTCGGGAGCTGCTGGCCGGAACCACCAAGAGTTTTCTTTCGAGCGGGCGACCGCACGTATACCTGAGTGGGGAGGATATTGCCCGGCATGCCCACGATGTTGGCGCGCTTATAGGCCCGGCCCATGCATTTACCCCGTGGACGGCAATGTATGCATACTTCGATAGCGTTCCTGCCTGTTACGGGGGCGAGCCGATTGATTTTGTGGAGCTTGGCCTTTCTGCGGACAGCTCGTACGGGGCTGCCATCCCGGATCTCTATAATCTGCCGTTCCTCACCAACTCTGATGCCCACAGCCCGACACCGGATAAGCTCGGGCGGGAGTTCAACCGGTTCAATCTGACCGGCCGTACCGCAAAAGACGTGATCGCGATGATACGGGTCGGGGATGTTGCCATGAATGCCGGCTTTTTTCCCGAGGAAGGGAAGTACAACCGGACTGCCTGCACCCGCTGCTACACGCAGTACTCCCTTGAGGAGGCGATCGGGCACAACTGGAAATGTCCCGTAGATGGCGGGCTCATCAAGAAAGGGGTATCTGACCGGGCAAGGGAACTCTCACGGGGAGGAACCGCCCGACCCCGGCCGCCGTACCTCCATGTGCTGCCGCTTGCCCAGATCATCCAGACTGTCGAAGGCGCTTCTTCACCGAATACAAAGAAATGTAAGGAGATTTATGCCTCGTTTATCGGGACGTTTGAAAACGAGATTGCCCTTCTGGTCGATATTCCCCTTGCCGAGATTCAGGCGGTCCACCCCGGTGTCGCGGAAGCAATCTCGGCACTGCGGGAAAACCGGGTTGTCCTCCATCCCGGTGGCGGGGGGAAGTACGGAACGTTCTCGCTGAGGTGA
- a CDS encoding response regulator translates to MLSVMMVDDDPAILDVTRQVLERSHEITVRPVISAREALELLDKNSFDAIVLDYDLPEINGIEFLKIIRGKGIVTPVIIFTGVGRENAAISALNNGANFFLKKGENLEMPFIELQRMIRHAVDQRFMGKAKGLARKIVFDLLNFSLDAGFAIDPDGNVLVWNRAMEQLTGMPSHAVMEKGNYLYAEPFFGKRQKMLIDFVFSSDENIRKARYMVISREKNGPVVAVTRARKPDGTEWTLWMKATPLFDNHGEFVAAACIVRDVTTTFRDVSIEEESEAGTSPAAANGEAQPSGSGGFIDRILGRAMGQYKEGVVLYARNRNYRGAIEAFERAIEIDPKLPHVWNDRGICIRALGDYDEALKSFLRAVELSPQNPEILYELGETLEQMGVMQMNNRYIEAAVETFKMVVNSLPNNMDSWNHIGICLKELGKPEESKFYFDRARDIKLWKKDTPVPRKRNEFL, encoded by the coding sequence ATGCTTTCCGTGATGATGGTTGATGATGATCCGGCGATTCTGGATGTTACCCGGCAGGTACTGGAGAGATCGCACGAGATCACTGTCCGACCGGTCATTTCAGCACGGGAAGCCCTCGAACTGCTTGATAAGAATAGTTTCGACGCCATCGTTCTTGATTACGATCTGCCCGAGATTAACGGTATTGAGTTCCTGAAAATTATCCGGGGCAAGGGAATTGTCACGCCGGTCATCATATTCACCGGTGTCGGGCGGGAAAATGCAGCGATCTCTGCGCTCAATAATGGAGCCAATTTCTTCTTAAAAAAGGGCGAGAATCTGGAGATGCCGTTTATCGAGCTCCAGCGGATGATCCGGCATGCGGTTGACCAGCGCTTCATGGGAAAGGCAAAAGGTCTTGCCAGAAAGATTGTTTTCGACCTGCTCAATTTTTCCCTTGATGCCGGTTTTGCCATTGATCCGGATGGGAACGTGCTGGTATGGAACCGGGCCATGGAACAGCTGACCGGCATGCCATCGCACGCGGTGATGGAAAAGGGCAATTACCTTTATGCAGAGCCATTTTTTGGCAAACGCCAGAAGATGCTCATCGATTTTGTTTTTTCCTCTGATGAGAACATCCGCAAAGCCCGGTACATGGTCATCAGCAGGGAGAAGAACGGGCCGGTCGTGGCGGTAACCCGGGCGCGGAAACCGGATGGGACGGAATGGACGCTCTGGATGAAGGCAACCCCACTCTTTGACAACCACGGGGAGTTCGTTGCTGCGGCCTGCATTGTCCGCGATGTCACCACTACATTCCGTGATGTCAGTATCGAGGAGGAATCGGAAGCCGGGACTTCTCCGGCAGCTGCAAACGGCGAGGCTCAGCCCTCGGGCAGCGGGGGTTTCATCGACCGTATCCTTGGCCGGGCAATGGGGCAGTACAAAGAGGGAGTAGTCCTGTATGCCCGCAACCGGAATTACCGCGGGGCGATCGAGGCGTTCGAGCGGGCGATCGAGATCGACCCCAAACTTCCCCATGTCTGGAATGACCGGGGGATCTGTATACGGGCGCTGGGCGATTATGATGAGGCGCTCAAATCGTTCCTGCGTGCTGTGGAACTCTCCCCTCAGAATCCCGAGATCCTGTACGAGCTTGGCGAAACGCTCGAACAGATGGGGGTAATGCAGATGAACAACCGGTATATCGAAGCGGCAGTGGAAACCTTCAAGATGGTGGTTAATAGCCTGCCAAACAACATGGATTCCTGGAACCATATCGGCATCTGCTTAAAGGAACTGGGAAAACCCGAGGAATCTAAGTTCTATTTTGACCGGGCCCGGGACATTAAACTCTGGAAGAAGGATACACCCGTTCCGCGGAAGCGCAACGAGTTCCTGTAA
- a CDS encoding proteasome assembly chaperone family protein: MIDDISIRYCDTFTDKNLADPILVVGLPGIGQVGKLVAEYMVHMLGAKKIGEIHAIYFPPQVILDENGISRLPRNELYLYLAENRHVVFLVGDFQSTSNEGHYLMADAYLDTAAELGVKRIYTLGGFGVGHLVSAPRVFGAANREDLKNEVSEAGVTFDRDEPGGGIVGAAGLLLGMGGLRGIDAVCLMGETSGYVVDPMSAASVLCVLSKLIAVPVDPTQLNDRAAEMEKVVQGLLESEKNQHDEELSYIG; the protein is encoded by the coding sequence ATGATCGACGATATCAGCATCCGTTACTGCGATACCTTCACGGATAAAAACCTTGCAGATCCGATCCTTGTCGTGGGGCTGCCCGGCATCGGTCAGGTGGGAAAACTTGTTGCCGAGTACATGGTCCATATGCTCGGCGCAAAAAAAATTGGTGAGATCCATGCGATCTACTTTCCCCCACAGGTAATCCTTGACGAAAACGGTATCTCTCGTCTGCCGCGGAACGAACTCTACTTATACCTGGCGGAAAACCGGCATGTGGTCTTTCTTGTGGGCGATTTCCAGAGCACCTCAAACGAGGGTCACTATCTCATGGCGGACGCGTACCTCGACACTGCAGCCGAACTGGGTGTAAAGCGGATCTACACGCTGGGTGGTTTTGGCGTTGGTCACCTCGTGTCCGCACCCCGGGTTTTCGGTGCTGCCAACCGGGAAGATCTTAAAAATGAGGTCTCAGAGGCCGGTGTGACCTTTGATCGCGACGAACCCGGCGGAGGAATCGTTGGTGCGGCCGGGCTCCTCCTGGGGATGGGAGGTCTGCGGGGGATCGATGCCGTCTGCCTGATGGGTGAAACGAGCGGGTACGTTGTTGACCCTATGAGCGCTGCAAGCGTTCTTTGTGTCCTCTCAAAACTTATTGCCGTGCCGGTGGATCCCACGCAGCTCAATGACCGCGCGGCCGAAATGGAGAAAGTCGTGCAGGGTCTTCTTGAAAGCGAAAAGAACCAGCACGATGAAGAACTCAGTTATATAGGTTGA
- a CDS encoding H/ACA ribonucleoprotein complex subunit NOP10: MSGKIRRCGTDHTYTLSLQCPVCGGSTSVAHPARFSIQDRLGRYRRIAGGRFEP, from the coding sequence ATGAGTGGTAAAATCCGCCGCTGCGGTACTGATCATACCTATACTCTTTCTCTGCAGTGTCCGGTATGCGGCGGATCTACATCAGTTGCGCACCCGGCGCGTTTTTCTATCCAAGATCGATTGGGCCGGTACCGGCGAATCGCCGGGGGCCGGTTTGAGCCATGA
- a CDS encoding translation initiation factor IF-2 subunit alpha yields MPDREWPQEAELVVCTVENVKDFVAFVSLDEYNGRQGLIPISEIATGWIKYIRDHIREGQKIVCKVLNVDRTRGHIDLSLKDVNDHQRREKIREWKNESKARKWIGFVAEKSGEPATAIEDVILDKYGELYAVFEDVVLDSDATIRKLGLSKKASEALIHIAHESVKIPRVEVTGQLVLTSAESDGVMVIRNALKKASDAKTAGADIELLYLGAPIYRIKVTAADYKKAEKALEKAANAAIAVVEKSGGEGKLVKKPKSGKSQ; encoded by the coding sequence ATGCCGGACAGGGAGTGGCCTCAGGAAGCGGAACTGGTTGTTTGTACCGTAGAAAATGTCAAGGATTTCGTAGCGTTCGTATCGCTTGACGAGTACAACGGCAGGCAGGGTCTCATCCCGATATCTGAAATCGCAACCGGCTGGATAAAATATATCCGTGACCACATCCGTGAGGGCCAGAAAATCGTCTGCAAGGTTCTCAACGTTGACCGGACCCGTGGCCACATTGACCTTTCTTTAAAAGACGTCAACGACCACCAAAGGCGCGAGAAGATTCGCGAGTGGAAGAACGAGTCCAAGGCACGCAAGTGGATTGGATTTGTTGCGGAAAAATCCGGGGAACCTGCCACAGCGATAGAGGATGTTATCCTCGATAAATACGGGGAACTCTATGCGGTTTTTGAAGATGTAGTCCTTGACAGCGACGCAACGATCAGGAAGCTGGGCCTCTCCAAAAAGGCAAGTGAAGCCCTGATTCATATCGCCCACGAGAGTGTCAAAATCCCAAGAGTCGAAGTGACCGGCCAGCTTGTTCTGACGTCTGCTGAATCTGACGGCGTGATGGTTATCCGGAATGCCTTAAAAAAGGCAAGCGACGCAAAGACGGCGGGAGCCGATATCGAACTGCTGTACCTGGGTGCGCCGATCTACCGGATCAAGGTTACCGCTGCCGATTACAAGAAAGCGGAAAAAGCGCTTGAAAAGGCAGCAAACGCTGCCATTGCCGTTGTTGAGAAGAGCGGCGGCGAGGGCAAGCTGGTCAAGAAGCCCAAGTCCGGGAAAAGCCAATGA
- a CDS encoding 30S ribosomal protein S27e, with translation MVREARANRSSFLKVKCPDCDNEQTVFSKASTTVKCVVCGRDLATPTGGKANLKAEIISEFK, from the coding sequence ATGGTACGTGAAGCACGAGCAAACCGGAGCAGCTTTTTAAAGGTAAAGTGCCCGGACTGCGACAACGAGCAGACCGTCTTTTCAAAGGCAAGTACAACTGTCAAATGTGTTGTCTGCGGGCGCGATCTCGCGACCCCCACAGGTGGAAAGGCGAACCTAAAGGCTGAGATCATCTCAGAGTTCAAGTGA